A window from Gallus gallus isolate bGalGal1 chromosome 5, bGalGal1.mat.broiler.GRCg7b, whole genome shotgun sequence encodes these proteins:
- the IMMP1L gene encoding mitochondrial inner membrane protease subunit 1 has protein sequence MFRNALGKTLRFLGYTVQYGCIAHCAFEYLGGIVVCSGPSMEPTIQSSDIVFSENLSRHFYSIRKGDIVIVKSPTDPKSNICKRVIGLEGDKVCTSNPSDFLKTHSFVPKGHVWLEGDNLRNSTDSRCYGPVPYGLIRGRICFKIWPLNDFGFLRASPNGHRFLDD, from the exons ATGTTTCGCAATGCCCTAGGAAAAACCTTGCGATTTCTTGGGTATACTGTGCAATATGGCTGCATAGCACACTGTGCCTTTGAGTACCTTGGAGGAATTGTTGTG tgttctgGACCTTCAATGGAACCAACAATTCAAAGTTCTGATATTGTCTTTTCGGAGAACCTTAGCCGTCACTTTTATTCCATTCGGAA agGAGATATTGTAATTGTGAAAAGCCCGACTGACCCCAAATCAAATATCTGTAAAAGAGTAATTGGCTTGGAAGGGGATAAAGTCTGCACAAGCAACCCTTCAGATTTCCTTAAGACTCACAGCTTT GTGCCTAAAGGACACGTTTGGTTAGAAGGTGATAATCTGAGGAATTCTACAGATTCCAGGTGCTATGGGCCTGTTCCTTATGGACTGATAAGAGGACGCATTTGTTTTAAG ATATGGCCTCTGAATGACTTTGGATTTCTACGTGCAAGCCCCAATGGCCATAGATTTCTTGATGATTGA